A single window of Rhizobium indicum DNA harbors:
- a CDS encoding long-chain fatty acid--CoA ligase, translating into MNSISVHPNGAKPDKPWLAAYPDIVPAEIPPLEYASLAELLEKSCARYADRTAFSSMGKAMRYRELESQTRKLAAWLQSTGLQKGDRVAVMMPNVLQNPIATYAILRAGLVVVNVNPLYTPRELEHQLRDSGAKAIFVLENFARTVEQVLNKTDLRHVVVTSLGEMLGPKGLIVNFVVRKVKKLVPSWSIPQHKSFGQVLREGAGKKLQPVTLTGSDIAFLQYTGGTTGVAKGAVLTHENLLANKLQLSLWLRSAFERKKEPEVLNFLCALPLYHIFALTVNSLMGMSHGAHNILIANPRDIPGLVKEFEKSKVHIFPGLNTLFNALMNNADFAKLDFSSLIMSLGGGMAVQRPVAERWLKMTGTAVTEGYGLSETSPVATANRFDSPEFTGTIGLPLPSTDLDIRDEDGNSLPLGQVGEICIRGPQVMAGYWQKPEETARVMTDDGYFRSGDMGFMDERGYTKIVDRKKDMILVSGFNVYPNEIEEVAAMHAGILEAAAIGVPDGHSGEAVKLFVVRKDPNLTEAEVKAHCIANLTNYKRPRFIEFRTELPKSPVGKILRKDLRG; encoded by the coding sequence ATGAACAGCATTTCCGTCCATCCGAACGGAGCCAAGCCCGACAAGCCCTGGCTTGCGGCCTATCCCGATATCGTTCCGGCAGAGATTCCGCCGCTGGAATATGCCTCGCTTGCCGAACTGCTCGAAAAATCCTGCGCCCGTTACGCCGACCGGACCGCCTTTTCCAGCATGGGTAAGGCGATGCGTTACCGCGAGCTGGAGAGCCAGACGCGCAAACTCGCCGCCTGGCTGCAAAGCACCGGCCTTCAGAAGGGCGACCGCGTCGCCGTGATGATGCCGAACGTGCTGCAGAACCCGATCGCGACCTACGCCATCCTGCGCGCCGGCCTCGTCGTCGTGAACGTCAACCCGCTCTATACGCCGCGCGAGCTCGAACATCAGTTGCGGGATTCCGGCGCCAAGGCGATCTTCGTGCTGGAGAATTTTGCCCGCACGGTGGAGCAGGTCCTCAACAAGACCGATCTCCGCCATGTCGTCGTCACCTCGCTTGGGGAAATGCTGGGGCCGAAGGGGCTGATCGTCAATTTCGTCGTGCGCAAGGTGAAGAAGCTCGTTCCCTCCTGGTCGATCCCTCAGCACAAGAGCTTCGGCCAGGTGCTGCGCGAAGGTGCGGGAAAAAAGCTCCAGCCGGTCACGCTGACGGGCAGCGACATCGCCTTCCTGCAATATACCGGCGGCACGACGGGCGTCGCCAAGGGCGCGGTGCTGACGCATGAAAACCTGCTCGCCAACAAGCTGCAGCTGTCCCTCTGGCTGCGATCGGCCTTCGAGCGCAAGAAAGAGCCGGAGGTGCTGAATTTCCTCTGCGCCCTGCCGCTCTACCACATCTTCGCGCTGACGGTGAATTCGCTGATGGGCATGTCGCATGGCGCCCACAATATCCTGATCGCCAATCCGCGCGACATTCCCGGTCTCGTCAAGGAATTCGAAAAATCGAAGGTGCATATCTTCCCCGGCCTCAACACGCTGTTCAATGCGCTGATGAACAATGCCGATTTCGCCAAGCTCGATTTCTCGTCGCTGATCATGTCGCTCGGCGGCGGCATGGCCGTGCAGCGTCCGGTCGCCGAACGCTGGCTGAAGATGACGGGCACGGCGGTGACGGAAGGCTACGGCCTTTCCGAGACATCGCCCGTTGCCACTGCCAACCGCTTCGATTCGCCTGAGTTCACCGGCACGATCGGCCTGCCGCTTCCCTCCACCGACCTCGATATCCGCGACGAGGACGGCAATTCGCTGCCGCTCGGCCAGGTCGGTGAAATCTGCATCCGCGGGCCGCAGGTGATGGCCGGCTACTGGCAGAAGCCGGAAGAGACGGCGCGGGTGATGACCGACGACGGCTACTTCCGCTCGGGCGACATGGGTTTCATGGACGAGCGCGGCTATACCAAGATCGTCGACCGCAAGAAGGACATGATCCTGGTCTCGGGCTTCAACGTCTATCCGAACGAGATCGAGGAGGTCGCCGCCATGCACGCCGGCATCCTCGAGGCCGCGGCCATCGGCGTGCCGGACGGACATTCGGGCGAAGCGGTAAAACTCTTCGTGGTCAGGAAGGATCCGAACCTGACGGAAGCCGAGGTGAAAGCCCATTGCATCGCCAACCTCACCAACTACAAACGCCCGCGCTTCATCGAATTCCGCACCGAGCTGCCGAAGTCGCCGGTCGGCAAGATCCTGCGCAAGGACCTGCGCGGCTGA
- a CDS encoding glycoside hydrolase family 2 protein, which yields MIEKTALNSGWTLSCNDTARPGLPAAIPATVPGCVHLDLLANRLIPDPYIEVNEITSDWIGKTDWTYRCSFEAMPDDGRVQELVFDGLDTVAVISLNGEEIGRTFNMHRTYRFDVSRLLKAGQNELTVTFRSAYAYGAEMEKHYGYRPNNYPGPGNLMRKMACNFGWDWGPTLVTAGVWKPVRLESWDRARLAETRVSATLAGGDGLVKVHARLARHGDKAPCKLIAEIGGGVTKTVVIGAGEDEVSFELALPSPQLWWPHHLGAQPLYPLTLRLIGEASDDLLDAHERELGFRSLRLDTSADEHGSAFTFVINDVPLFICGANWIPDDCFPPRVTAERYAARIEEAKAANIHMLRVWGGGIFEADEFYEACDRAGMLVWQDFLFACAAYPEEEPLRSEVEAEVRDNVVRLMPHASLVLWNGNNENIWGFDEWGWRPIIKAGESWGLGYYLDLLPKLCIELDPDRPYYPGSPYSGSMEIEPNADAHGCKHIWDVWNDVGYEVYRNYIPRFCSEFGWQAPAAWATIEESVHDAPLTPQSNGVFHHQKATDGNDKLIRGLSGHLPEPRTMDDWHFATQLNQARAIRFGVEHMRSHRDICKGAVVWQFNDCWPVTSWAALDSAGRRKPLWYALKAAYDPRLLTIQPRGGGLAAVAVNERTLFWRAKISGKRMKLDGTVLAEFEFWRLLCDRFEAKEFPLPEDIVTPDLPKDEVIVVQMLDRRAFHYFVEDIELALPAPRLTIGVVGIDGGYQVKVTAQNFLKDLCLMADRLDPDAVVDSMLVTLLPGESHVFAVKMAKTTGADDIVVGTVLRSANDLVVGSR from the coding sequence ATGATCGAAAAGACTGCGCTCAATTCCGGCTGGACGCTCTCCTGTAACGATACAGCAAGACCCGGCCTGCCGGCTGCGATACCCGCGACGGTGCCGGGCTGCGTGCATCTCGACCTTCTCGCCAACCGGCTGATCCCCGATCCCTATATCGAAGTCAACGAGATCACCAGTGACTGGATCGGCAAGACCGACTGGACCTATCGCTGCAGCTTCGAGGCGATGCCGGATGATGGCAGGGTGCAGGAGCTCGTCTTCGACGGGCTCGATACCGTCGCGGTGATATCCCTCAACGGCGAAGAGATCGGCCGCACCTTCAACATGCACCGTACCTATCGTTTCGATGTTTCCCGGCTGCTGAAGGCTGGCCAGAACGAACTCACCGTCACCTTCCGCTCGGCTTACGCCTATGGTGCGGAGATGGAAAAGCATTACGGCTACCGTCCCAACAACTATCCGGGACCGGGCAACCTGATGCGCAAGATGGCCTGCAATTTCGGCTGGGACTGGGGGCCGACGCTGGTGACGGCGGGCGTCTGGAAGCCCGTCCGGCTGGAAAGCTGGGATCGGGCGCGGCTTGCCGAAACGCGGGTGTCGGCGACACTTGCCGGCGGCGACGGGCTGGTAAAAGTGCATGCCAGGCTGGCGCGGCATGGCGATAAGGCGCCATGCAAGCTCATCGCCGAAATTGGCGGCGGCGTGACCAAGACGGTGGTGATCGGCGCCGGCGAAGACGAGGTTTCCTTCGAGCTTGCCCTCCCCTCGCCGCAGCTCTGGTGGCCGCACCATCTCGGCGCGCAGCCGCTTTATCCGCTGACGCTCAGGCTGATCGGCGAGGCCAGTGACGATCTGCTCGACGCTCACGAGCGCGAACTCGGTTTCCGCTCGCTGCGGCTCGATACCTCCGCCGACGAGCATGGCTCGGCCTTTACCTTCGTCATCAACGACGTGCCGCTCTTCATCTGCGGGGCGAACTGGATTCCGGACGATTGTTTCCCCCCGCGGGTGACGGCCGAGCGTTATGCCGCTCGGATCGAGGAGGCAAAGGCCGCCAATATCCACATGCTGCGCGTCTGGGGCGGCGGTATTTTCGAGGCCGACGAATTCTATGAGGCCTGCGACCGCGCCGGTATGCTGGTCTGGCAGGATTTCCTCTTTGCCTGCGCCGCCTATCCGGAAGAAGAGCCGCTCAGAAGCGAGGTCGAGGCGGAGGTGCGCGACAATGTCGTGCGGTTGATGCCGCATGCCTCGCTGGTGCTCTGGAACGGCAATAATGAGAATATCTGGGGCTTCGACGAATGGGGCTGGCGGCCGATCATCAAGGCGGGCGAAAGCTGGGGGCTGGGTTATTATCTCGACCTGCTGCCGAAACTCTGCATCGAACTCGATCCGGACCGGCCCTATTATCCCGGCAGTCCCTATTCCGGCTCAATGGAAATCGAACCCAATGCCGACGCACATGGCTGCAAACATATCTGGGACGTGTGGAACGATGTCGGCTACGAGGTCTACCGCAATTATATCCCGCGCTTCTGCTCTGAATTCGGCTGGCAGGCGCCTGCAGCCTGGGCAACGATCGAAGAAAGCGTGCACGACGCGCCGCTGACGCCGCAATCGAACGGCGTCTTTCACCATCAGAAGGCAACTGATGGCAATGACAAGCTGATCCGCGGCCTATCCGGCCATCTGCCGGAGCCACGGACAATGGATGACTGGCACTTCGCCACCCAGCTCAACCAGGCGCGCGCCATCCGCTTCGGCGTCGAACACATGCGCTCGCATCGCGATATCTGCAAGGGTGCGGTGGTCTGGCAGTTCAACGATTGCTGGCCGGTGACCTCGTGGGCGGCCCTCGATTCGGCCGGACGCCGCAAGCCGCTCTGGTATGCGCTGAAGGCGGCCTATGATCCGCGCCTGCTGACGATCCAGCCGCGCGGCGGCGGGCTTGCGGCGGTGGCCGTCAATGAACGAACGCTGTTCTGGCGGGCGAAGATCAGCGGCAAACGCATGAAGCTCGACGGCACCGTGCTTGCCGAATTCGAATTCTGGCGGCTGCTGTGCGACCGCTTCGAGGCAAAGGAATTTCCGCTGCCCGAGGATATCGTCACTCCCGACTTACCGAAGGACGAGGTGATCGTCGTGCAGATGCTCGACCGGCGCGCCTTCCATTATTTCGTCGAGGATATCGAGCTTGCCTTGCCGGCACCGCGGCTGACTATCGGTGTCGTCGGAATCGACGGCGGGTATCAGGTCAAGGTGACGGCGCAAAACTTCCTCAAGGATCTTTGCTTGATGGCAGACCGGCTGGATCCGGATGCCGTCGTCGATTCGATGCTGGTGACGCTGTTGCCGGGAGAGAGCCATGTCTTTGCGGTCAAGATGGCAAAGACGACCGGGGCAGACGACATTGTCGTCGGCACCGTTCTGCGATCGGCCAACGATCTTGTTGTCGGCTCGCGCTAG
- the pgi gene encoding glucose-6-phosphate isomerase: MNAIVEQLKSTADATKATDIRAAFAADSQRFSRFSVALDDLLMDFSKTAVNDDILKLLVKLAEDGGVEKKREEMFSGKAINFTEDRAVLHTALRNRSNTPVLVDGKDVMPDVNAVLAAMGKFADDVRSGALKGATGKAITDVINIGIGGSDLGPVMATLALAPFHDGPRAHFVSNIDGAHIADILKLVQPETTLFIVASKTFTTVETMTNAQTARNFIAKALGEAAVQHHFAAVSTALDKVAAFGIDSARVFGFWDWVGGRYSIWSAIGLPLMIAVGPENFGKFLDGAHAVDNHFRKAPITENLPMLLGLIGFYHRNVLGYPTRAILPYDQRLSRFPAYLQQLDMESNGKGVTIDGTPVEGNSGPVVWGEPGTNGQHAFYQLIHQGTSIIPAEFMIAANAFEPELRHQHQLLISNVLAQSEALMKGRTFAEAKKQLTDKGMDDKKADFIAPHRVFTGNRPSITFVYDKLTPYALGRLIALYEHRVFVEGVLFRINSFDQWGVELGKELATGLLPVVEGKESAASHDSSTQGLVAALAKLAK; encoded by the coding sequence ATGAACGCCATCGTCGAACAGCTGAAAAGCACCGCTGATGCCACCAAGGCGACAGATATCCGCGCCGCCTTCGCCGCCGATTCGCAGCGCTTTTCGCGCTTCTCCGTCGCGCTTGACGACCTGCTGATGGATTTTTCCAAGACAGCGGTGAATGACGACATCCTCAAGCTCTTGGTGAAGCTTGCCGAAGACGGCGGCGTCGAAAAGAAGCGCGAGGAAATGTTCTCCGGCAAGGCGATCAATTTCACCGAGGACCGTGCCGTTCTGCACACCGCGCTGCGCAACCGTTCCAACACGCCGGTGCTGGTCGACGGCAAGGACGTCATGCCCGACGTCAATGCGGTGCTTGCCGCCATGGGCAAGTTTGCCGACGACGTCCGCTCCGGTGCGCTGAAGGGCGCGACCGGCAAGGCGATCACCGACGTCATCAATATCGGCATCGGCGGCTCGGATCTCGGGCCTGTCATGGCGACGCTGGCGCTTGCCCCCTTCCATGACGGCCCGCGCGCGCATTTCGTCTCCAACATCGACGGCGCCCATATCGCCGACATCCTGAAGCTGGTGCAACCGGAAACGACGCTGTTCATCGTCGCCTCGAAGACCTTCACCACCGTCGAGACGATGACCAATGCGCAGACGGCGCGCAATTTCATCGCCAAGGCGCTCGGCGAAGCCGCCGTGCAGCACCACTTCGCCGCCGTCTCGACGGCGCTCGACAAGGTCGCCGCCTTCGGCATCGATAGCGCCCGCGTCTTCGGCTTCTGGGACTGGGTCGGCGGGCGTTACTCGATCTGGTCGGCGATCGGCCTGCCGTTGATGATCGCCGTCGGGCCGGAGAATTTCGGCAAGTTCCTCGACGGCGCCCATGCCGTCGACAATCATTTCCGTAAGGCGCCGATTACCGAAAACCTGCCGATGCTGCTCGGCCTGATCGGTTTCTACCATCGCAATGTGCTTGGTTACCCCACCCGCGCCATCCTGCCCTACGACCAGCGCCTGTCGCGCTTCCCGGCCTATCTGCAGCAGCTCGACATGGAATCGAACGGCAAGGGCGTCACTATCGACGGCACGCCGGTCGAAGGCAATTCCGGCCCTGTCGTCTGGGGCGAACCCGGCACCAACGGCCAGCATGCCTTCTACCAGCTGATCCATCAGGGCACGAGCATCATCCCGGCCGAATTCATGATCGCCGCCAACGCCTTCGAGCCGGAGTTGCGGCATCAGCATCAGCTCTTGATCTCCAACGTTCTCGCCCAGTCGGAAGCACTGATGAAGGGCCGCACCTTCGCGGAAGCCAAGAAGCAGCTGACCGACAAGGGCATGGACGACAAGAAGGCCGATTTCATCGCCCCGCACCGCGTCTTTACCGGCAACCGTCCGTCGATCACCTTCGTCTATGACAAGCTGACCCCTTATGCGCTCGGCCGGCTGATCGCGCTTTACGAACACCGCGTCTTCGTCGAAGGCGTGCTCTTCCGCATCAATTCCTTCGACCAGTGGGGCGTCGAGCTCGGCAAGGAACTGGCGACGGGCCTGCTGCCGGTTGTCGAAGGCAAGGAAAGTGCAGCATCGCACGACTCCTCGACACAGGGCCTGGTTGCGGCGCTGGCGAAGCTTGCGAAGTAA
- a CDS encoding PRC-barrel domain-containing protein — MLNQDTDATRRDPNVKSTHSLIASDRVEGTRVYGADGKHIGSIERLIIGKLDGRVAYAVLSFGGFLGIGHDHYPLPWEKLNYDTQLDGYRIDLTKEQIEGAPSYSDDDDTWYNDNGRRVYDYYGVPPYWM, encoded by the coding sequence ATGTTGAACCAGGATACCGACGCCACCCGCCGTGACCCGAATGTCAAGAGCACCCACTCGCTGATCGCCAGCGACCGCGTCGAGGGCACCCGTGTCTATGGGGCAGATGGCAAGCATATCGGCTCGATCGAACGCCTGATCATCGGAAAGCTCGACGGCCGTGTTGCCTATGCCGTGCTGAGCTTCGGCGGCTTCCTGGGTATCGGTCACGATCACTATCCGCTTCCCTGGGAAAAGCTGAACTACGACACCCAGCTGGATGGCTATCGCATCGACCTGACCAAGGAGCAGATCGAAGGCGCCCCGAGCTATTCGGACGATGACGACACCTGGTACAACGACAATGGCCGCCGGGTCTATGATTACTACGGCGTGCCGCCCTACTGGATGTAA
- a CDS encoding NmrA family NAD(P)-binding protein, with protein sequence MQTSEIVLVGGSGKTGGRIIKRLEARGLTVRAASRSSARPFDWEDRSTWRGALDGASSAYVAFQPDLAVAWAAEAIEALAKVAVECGLEHIVLLSGRGEEGAQRSEAALKASGINTTILRASWFCQNFSEGAFLEQILSDRLQLPAGEISEPFIDADDIADAAVAALTDPGHRNKIYELTGPRALTFRQAVAEIAQAAGRPIEYEQVSMADFTGGLAAAGLPQGLIELLEELFGQVLDGRNSGTMGGVAEILGRPATDFGEYARRTAATGIWSA encoded by the coding sequence ATGCAGACTTCCGAAATCGTCCTCGTCGGTGGATCGGGAAAGACCGGCGGCCGCATCATCAAGCGCCTGGAAGCGCGCGGCCTCACCGTCCGCGCCGCATCGCGCTCCAGCGCACGGCCCTTCGATTGGGAGGACAGGTCGACCTGGCGCGGCGCGCTTGACGGCGCGTCGAGCGCCTATGTCGCCTTCCAGCCCGACCTTGCAGTCGCCTGGGCGGCGGAGGCGATCGAAGCGCTCGCCAAGGTCGCGGTGGAATGTGGCCTTGAGCATATCGTGCTGCTTTCCGGCCGCGGCGAAGAGGGCGCGCAGCGCAGCGAGGCGGCGCTGAAAGCGTCCGGCATAAACACCACCATCCTGCGCGCCTCCTGGTTCTGCCAGAATTTCAGCGAGGGCGCCTTCCTGGAGCAGATCCTGAGCGACCGCCTACAATTGCCGGCGGGCGAGATCAGCGAACCTTTCATCGATGCCGACGATATTGCCGATGCGGCGGTCGCCGCCCTGACCGATCCCGGCCACCGCAACAAGATTTACGAACTGACCGGCCCGCGGGCGCTGACCTTCCGCCAGGCGGTCGCCGAGATCGCTCAGGCCGCCGGGCGGCCGATCGAATATGAGCAGGTGTCGATGGCGGATTTCACCGGCGGGCTTGCGGCGGCCGGCCTGCCGCAGGGCCTGATCGAACTTCTGGAGGAGCTTTTCGGCCAGGTGCTCGATGGGCGCAACTCCGGCACCATGGGCGGTGTCGCCGAAATTCTCGGCCGCCCCGCCACCGATTTCGGCGAATATGCCCGCCGGACCGCGGCAACCGGAATATGGAGCGCCTGA
- the otsA gene encoding alpha,alpha-trehalose-phosphate synthase (UDP-forming), with protein sequence MSRLVVVSNRVPMPAKDGSAAAGGLAVALQAALQERGGIWMGWSGESSGDREPGPLSQLQKGNITYALTDLTDTDVEEYYRGFANRVLWPICHYRLDLAEYGRKEMAGYFRVNRFFAHRLAPMIEPDDIIWVHDYHLIPLAAELRQMGLKNRIGFFLHIPWPPADILVTMPVHEEIMRGLSHYDVVGFQTDYDLQNFAGYLRREGIGDDLGNGLFDSHGRIFKAGAYPIGIETAGFAEFAERAANHIMVQKTRRSVEGRDMIIGVDRLDYSKGIIQRLEAFETFLTSNPAYQNKVTYLQVTPKSRSEVPEYEHMQKMVAEQAGRVNGAIGTVDWVPIRYVNRSISRNVLAGLYRLATIGLVTPLRDGMNLVAKEYVAAQDPDRPGVLVLSRFAGAARELKGALLVNPYDVEGTANAIAKGLAMSLEERRDRWSMMMEHLLTHDVSLWCENFLRDLVLAPELQPERDSLIVS encoded by the coding sequence ATGAGCCGTCTTGTCGTCGTTTCCAATCGTGTTCCCATGCCGGCAAAAGATGGGAGCGCCGCTGCCGGCGGCCTGGCCGTCGCGCTGCAGGCAGCCCTGCAGGAGCGTGGCGGCATCTGGATGGGATGGTCGGGAGAATCGAGCGGGGACAGGGAACCTGGCCCGTTGTCGCAACTGCAGAAGGGCAACATCACCTATGCGCTGACCGATCTCACCGACACCGACGTCGAGGAATATTATCGCGGCTTTGCAAACCGTGTTCTCTGGCCCATCTGCCATTATCGACTGGACCTCGCCGAATATGGCCGGAAGGAAATGGCCGGCTATTTCCGCGTCAACCGCTTCTTCGCACACAGGTTGGCGCCGATGATCGAGCCGGACGACATCATCTGGGTTCATGATTACCACCTCATTCCGCTGGCCGCCGAACTCCGACAAATGGGGCTGAAGAACCGGATCGGCTTCTTCCTGCACATTCCCTGGCCGCCGGCCGATATTCTCGTCACGATGCCCGTCCATGAGGAAATCATGCGTGGGCTCTCGCATTACGATGTCGTCGGCTTCCAGACCGACTACGACCTCCAGAACTTTGCCGGGTATCTCAGAAGGGAGGGAATTGGCGACGACCTCGGAAATGGATTGTTCGATTCCCATGGGCGGATATTCAAGGCCGGCGCCTATCCGATCGGGATCGAAACCGCGGGTTTCGCCGAATTCGCAGAGAGAGCCGCAAACCATATCATGGTACAGAAGACCCGGCGCAGCGTTGAAGGCCGGGACATGATCATCGGTGTCGACCGCCTCGATTATTCGAAGGGCATCATTCAGCGGCTGGAAGCGTTCGAAACCTTCCTCACCAGCAATCCTGCCTACCAGAACAAGGTCACCTATCTGCAGGTCACGCCAAAATCGCGATCGGAAGTTCCCGAATACGAGCATATGCAGAAGATGGTCGCCGAACAGGCCGGCCGCGTCAACGGCGCCATCGGAACGGTCGACTGGGTGCCGATTCGCTATGTCAACCGATCGATCAGCCGCAACGTGCTTGCCGGCCTCTACCGGCTGGCGACGATCGGGCTGGTCACGCCGTTGCGCGACGGCATGAACCTCGTCGCCAAGGAATATGTCGCCGCTCAGGATCCCGATCGCCCAGGCGTATTGGTGCTATCGCGCTTCGCCGGCGCGGCTCGCGAGTTGAAGGGTGCGCTGCTGGTCAATCCTTACGATGTCGAAGGCACTGCCAATGCCATCGCCAAGGGCCTTGCCATGTCGCTGGAGGAGCGCCGCGACCGCTGGAGCATGATGATGGAGCATCTGCTAACCCACGACGTCTCGCTTTGGTGCGAAAACTTCTTGCGGGACTTGGTACTTGCTCCCGAGCTTCAACCGGAGCGTGACTCCCTGATCGTCTCTTGA
- a CDS encoding TetR/AcrR family transcriptional regulator, whose product MSEQPVATRRRQQESTGQLRRIPSQQRGRERFEKILAVASQLIESHGSDGLKMSEIVEKAGLSFGALYQYFPDKTSIIRTLAERFNEEGRRCVEEELAKVTDATALQGALANIADEYYAFFRREPVMRDVWHATHTDKLLQQVDAEDMEFHAQAFLAVLIRLWPDRDRKELLAIARLTMQLLAAGVRYAVSLDAEEGAQAIALFKKMQIADIGRLLL is encoded by the coding sequence ATGTCGGAACAGCCGGTCGCAACGCGCAGGCGCCAGCAGGAGTCCACCGGCCAACTGCGCCGCATCCCCAGCCAGCAGCGCGGCCGCGAGCGCTTCGAAAAGATCCTCGCCGTTGCCTCGCAACTGATCGAAAGCCATGGCAGCGACGGCTTGAAGATGAGCGAGATCGTCGAAAAGGCCGGTCTCTCCTTCGGCGCCCTCTACCAATATTTCCCCGACAAGACTTCGATCATCCGCACATTGGCCGAGCGCTTCAACGAAGAGGGCAGGCGGTGCGTCGAAGAGGAGCTGGCGAAGGTGACCGACGCTACGGCCCTGCAGGGCGCGCTCGCCAATATCGCCGATGAATATTACGCCTTCTTCCGCCGCGAACCTGTTATGCGCGACGTCTGGCATGCGACCCATACCGACAAGCTGCTGCAGCAGGTCGATGCCGAGGACATGGAATTTCATGCCCAGGCATTTCTTGCCGTGCTTATCCGTCTATGGCCGGATCGCGACCGGAAGGAGCTGCTGGCGATCGCGCGGCTGACGATGCAGTTGCTTGCCGCTGGCGTGCGTTATGCCGTTTCGCTCGATGCGGAGGAGGGCGCCCAGGCGATTGCCCTATTCAAGAAGATGCAGATCGCCGATATCGGCCGTCTGCTGCTGTAA
- a CDS encoding orotate phosphoribosyltransferase codes for MIQTTFPDRAVMAELLAKMLWEIKAVHFNAAQPYKLSSGMASPVYIDCRKLLSFPRIRSTVMDFAASTLLRDAGFEQFDCIAGGETAGIPFAALLADRLGLPMIYVRKQPKGHGRNAQIEGNMPEGSRVLVIEDLTTAGGSMFKFIEAVRAAGGIVDHGIALFFYGIFGEQRFADGKVRLHHIATWRNVLAVAKAQKLFDDKTLSEVEAFLDAPLAWSGRNGGVSELSL; via the coding sequence ATGATCCAGACCACATTTCCCGACCGCGCCGTGATGGCCGAATTGCTGGCCAAGATGCTCTGGGAAATCAAGGCGGTGCATTTCAATGCCGCCCAGCCCTATAAACTCTCCTCCGGCATGGCGAGCCCGGTCTATATCGATTGCCGCAAGCTGCTCTCCTTCCCGCGCATCCGCTCGACGGTGATGGATTTCGCCGCCAGCACCCTGCTGCGCGATGCCGGCTTCGAGCAGTTCGATTGCATCGCCGGCGGAGAGACCGCCGGCATCCCCTTCGCCGCCCTGCTGGCAGATCGTCTCGGCCTGCCGATGATCTATGTCCGCAAGCAGCCGAAGGGCCATGGCCGCAATGCCCAGATCGAAGGCAACATGCCGGAAGGCTCGCGCGTGCTTGTTATCGAAGACCTGACGACAGCCGGCGGCAGCATGTTCAAATTCATCGAAGCGGTCCGCGCCGCCGGCGGCATCGTCGATCACGGCATCGCGCTGTTCTTCTACGGCATATTCGGTGAACAGCGCTTTGCCGACGGCAAAGTCAGGCTGCATCACATCGCCACCTGGCGTAATGTTCTGGCCGTCGCCAAGGCGCAGAAGCTCTTCGACGACAAGACGCTGTCGGAAGTCGAGGCCTTCCTCGATGCGCCGCTGGCCTGGTCGGGAAGGAATGGTGGGGTTAGTGAGCTTTCGCTCTAG
- a CDS encoding carbohydrate kinase family protein, which yields MILCCGEALIDMLPRDTTLGEKGFSPYAGGAIFNTAIALGRLGIPTAFFTGIADDMMGEILLETLKASNVDYSPCAITPRPSTIAFVKLVNGQATYAFYDEGTAGRMITTADLPDLGDDCEALHFGAISLIPSPCGETYEALLDREAARRVISLDPNIRPGFIKDKPSHMARIKRMAAKADIVKFSDEDLEWFGLQGDHDALAAHWLNHGAKLVVITKGAEGASGYTKDRKVTVPSERVTVVDTVGAGDTFDAGILASLKMDNLLTKRQVASLDEQALRNALALGAKAAAVTVSRAGANPPWAREIGL from the coding sequence ATGATTTTGTGCTGCGGCGAAGCCTTGATCGACATGCTGCCGAGGGACACGACGCTGGGCGAAAAGGGCTTTTCGCCCTATGCCGGCGGCGCGATCTTCAACACCGCGATCGCGCTAGGCCGCCTCGGCATTCCCACCGCCTTCTTCACCGGCATCGCCGATGACATGATGGGCGAAATCCTGCTGGAGACGCTGAAGGCGAGCAATGTCGATTACAGCCCGTGCGCCATCACGCCACGTCCCTCGACCATCGCCTTCGTCAAGCTGGTGAACGGCCAGGCGACCTATGCCTTCTACGACGAGGGCACGGCCGGCCGGATGATCACCACGGCCGACCTGCCGGATCTCGGTGATGATTGCGAGGCGCTGCATTTCGGCGCAATCAGCCTGATCCCCAGCCCCTGCGGCGAAACCTACGAAGCCCTGCTCGACCGCGAAGCCGCTCGCCGCGTCATCTCGCTCGATCCGAATATCCGTCCGGGTTTCATCAAGGACAAGCCGTCGCATATGGCCCGCATCAAGCGCATGGCCGCGAAAGCCGACATCGTGAAATTCTCCGACGAGGATCTCGAATGGTTCGGCCTGCAGGGCGACCATGATGCGCTCGCCGCCCATTGGCTGAACCACGGCGCCAAGCTCGTCGTCATCACCAAAGGCGCGGAAGGCGCGTCCGGTTATACCAAGGATCGCAAGGTGACGGTGCCGAGCGAACGCGTCACCGTCGTCGACACAGTCGGCGCCGGCGATACCTTCGATGCCGGCATCCTGGCGTCGCTGAAGATGGATAATCTGCTGACCAAGCGCCAAGTCGCTTCGCTGGATGAGCAGGCGCTGCGCAACGCCCTGGCGCTGGGTGCGAAGGCGGCGGCCGTCACCGTCTCCCGCGCCGGCGCCAATCCGCCCTGGGCGCGCGAGATTGGGCTTTAA